The Lysobacter sp. genome includes a window with the following:
- a CDS encoding glycosyltransferase family 2 protein, whose amino-acid sequence MNPERLTVVVAAFNEAEALPALHPRIAAVLDGLTGEGIEGHVLYVDDGSRDRTWAVLDDIAAADPRVSLLRLSRNFGKEAALTAGLDRVREGAAIILDADGQDPPELIPQFVAKWREGYDDVHGTRTERDGEGWFKRATAHGFYRMMQRLSKTPIPTDTGDFRLLSPRSLAALRELRERHRFMKGLFGWVGFRQVAIPYHREARLAGRTKFNVWRLWNFALEGVTSFSTAPLRVATYLGVLTAVLAFVYASWIVIKAMLWGDPVAGWPTMMTVILLLGGVQLMALGVIGEYLGRLYEESKQRPLYLVDRWRPAAGVSFGDIAPEGDLRHAYRPSAVGSEEPGDPRDPS is encoded by the coding sequence ATGAATCCCGAACGCCTGACCGTCGTCGTCGCCGCCTTCAACGAGGCCGAAGCCCTGCCGGCGCTGCATCCGCGGATCGCCGCCGTGCTCGACGGGCTGACGGGTGAGGGCATCGAAGGCCATGTGCTGTACGTCGACGACGGCAGTCGCGACCGCACCTGGGCAGTGCTCGACGATATCGCCGCCGCCGACCCACGGGTGTCGCTGCTGCGGCTCAGCCGCAATTTTGGCAAGGAGGCCGCGCTCACCGCCGGTCTCGATCGGGTCCGAGAGGGCGCCGCGATCATTCTCGACGCCGACGGCCAGGATCCGCCGGAGTTGATCCCGCAGTTCGTGGCGAAATGGCGCGAGGGCTACGACGACGTCCACGGCACCCGCACCGAGCGCGATGGCGAGGGCTGGTTCAAACGCGCGACCGCCCACGGTTTCTATCGGATGATGCAGCGGCTGTCGAAAACCCCCATCCCCACCGACACCGGCGACTTCCGCCTGCTGTCGCCGCGTTCGCTCGCCGCCCTCCGCGAGCTGCGCGAGCGGCATCGCTTCATGAAAGGCCTGTTCGGTTGGGTCGGTTTCCGGCAGGTGGCCATTCCCTACCACCGCGAAGCCCGGCTTGCCGGGCGCACCAAGTTCAACGTCTGGCGGCTGTGGAACTTCGCCCTCGAAGGCGTGACCAGCTTCTCCACCGCGCCGTTGCGGGTGGCGACCTATCTCGGCGTGCTCACCGCCGTGCTGGCCTTCGTCTACGCGTCGTGGATCGTGATCAAGGCGATGCTCTGGGGCGACCCGGTCGCCGGTTGGCCGACGATGATGACGGTCATCCTGCTGCTGGGCGGTGTGCAGCTGATGGCGCTGGGCGTGATCGGCGAATATCTCGGCCGGCTCTATGAGGAATCCAAGCAGAGGCCGCTGTATCTGGTGGATCGCTGGCGGCCCGCTGCGGGCGTATCCTTCGGGGACATCGCCCCTGAAGGAGACTTGCGCCATGCGTACCGTCCGTCAGCTGTTGGAAGCGAAGAGCCCGGAGATCCACGCGATCCGTCCTGA
- a CDS encoding peptide chain release factor 3 — MSDVSTEAARRRTFAIISHPDAGKTTLTEKLLLFGGAIQMAGSVKGRKAARHATSDWMALEKERGISVTSSVMQFPYEGCIVNLLDTPGHADFGEDTYRVLTAVDSALMVIDVAKGVEERTIKLMEVCRLRDTPIMTFINKLDREGKNPIDLLDEVESVLGIQCAPITWPIGMGSRLKGVVHLLTGEVHLYETGRNFTRQDSTIFASISDPALEARIGAEMLREVRDELELVEGASHKFDKAAYLAGKQTPVSFGSAVNNFGVQLLLDFFVEHAPPPKVRATTGRDVQPNEEKLTGFVFKIQANMDPQHRDRVAFMRICSGQFTAGMKTLHVRTGKDMKLANALTFMASDREIAETAWPGDVIGIHNHGTISIGDSFTEGENLSFTGIPNFAPELFRRARLRDPLKLKQLQKGLAQLSEEGATQFFRPLMSNDLILGAVGVLQFDVVAYRLKDEYGVDASFEQVQVTTARWIRCDDAKKLEEFRDKNAMNLAVDAAGQLVYLAPTRVNLQLAQERAPAVTFMATREHAHAVSID, encoded by the coding sequence ATGTCCGATGTCTCCACCGAAGCCGCGCGCCGACGCACGTTCGCGATCATCTCGCACCCCGACGCCGGCAAGACCACGCTGACCGAAAAGCTGCTGCTGTTCGGGGGCGCGATCCAGATGGCCGGCTCGGTCAAGGGCCGCAAGGCCGCCCGCCACGCCACCTCCGACTGGATGGCGCTGGAAAAGGAACGCGGTATCTCGGTCACGTCGTCGGTGATGCAGTTCCCGTACGAAGGCTGCATCGTCAATCTGCTCGACACCCCGGGCCACGCCGACTTCGGCGAAGACACCTACCGCGTGCTGACCGCCGTGGACTCGGCGCTGATGGTGATCGACGTGGCCAAGGGCGTCGAGGAGCGCACGATCAAACTGATGGAAGTCTGCCGGTTGCGCGACACGCCGATCATGACCTTCATCAACAAGCTCGACCGCGAGGGCAAGAATCCGATCGACCTGCTCGACGAGGTGGAATCGGTGCTGGGCATCCAGTGCGCGCCGATCACCTGGCCGATCGGCATGGGCTCGCGTTTGAAAGGCGTCGTCCACCTGTTGACCGGTGAGGTGCATCTGTACGAAACCGGCCGCAATTTCACCCGCCAGGATTCGACGATCTTCGCTTCGATCAGCGATCCGGCGCTGGAAGCGCGCATCGGCGCCGAGATGTTGCGCGAGGTGCGGGACGAGCTGGAACTGGTGGAAGGCGCCTCGCACAAGTTCGACAAAGCGGCCTATCTCGCGGGCAAGCAGACGCCGGTGTCCTTCGGTTCCGCAGTGAACAACTTCGGCGTGCAATTGCTGCTGGATTTCTTCGTCGAACACGCGCCACCGCCGAAAGTGCGCGCGACCACGGGCCGCGACGTGCAGCCGAACGAAGAGAAGCTCACCGGCTTCGTGTTCAAGATCCAGGCGAACATGGACCCCCAGCACCGCGACCGCGTCGCGTTCATGCGCATCTGCTCCGGCCAGTTCACCGCCGGCATGAAAACCCTGCATGTGCGCACCGGCAAGGACATGAAACTGGCGAACGCGCTGACCTTCATGGCCAGCGATCGCGAGATCGCGGAAACCGCGTGGCCGGGCGATGTCATCGGCATCCACAACCACGGCACCATTTCCATCGGCGACAGCTTCACCGAAGGCGAGAACCTCAGTTTCACCGGCATCCCGAACTTCGCGCCCGAACTCTTCCGCCGCGCGCGCCTGCGCGATCCGCTCAAACTCAAACAGCTTCAGAAAGGGCTTGCGCAGCTGTCCGAAGAAGGCGCGACCCAGTTCTTCCGCCCATTGATGAGCAACGACCTGATCCTCGGCGCGGTCGGCGTGCTGCAGTTCGACGTGGTTGCATATCGGCTGAAGGATGAATACGGCGTGGACGCTTCGTTCGAGCAGGTACAGGTCACCACCGCACGCTGGATCCGCTGCGACGACGCCAAAAAACTCGAAGAGTTCCGCGACAAGAATGCGATGAATCTCGCCGTCGATGCCGCCGGGCAACTGGTCTACCTCGCCCCGACGCGGGTGAACCTGCAGCTCGCGCAGGAGCGTGCGCCGGCGGTGACGTTCATGGCGACGCGCGAACACGCGCACGCGGTTTCCATCGACTGA
- a CDS encoding DUF1801 domain-containing protein → MAESKTKATNANVDDYIASRADEQQKADCKNLMTILKKVTGENPRMWGSSIVGYGSYSYRYESGRTGESCATGFAVRGRELVVYLVAEGKSQALLLSKLGKHKMGKSCLYFKRLSDLDTSILERLVAESVAEIHRRHG, encoded by the coding sequence ATGGCGGAATCAAAAACGAAAGCCACCAACGCCAACGTCGACGACTACATTGCATCTCGCGCCGACGAGCAACAGAAGGCCGACTGCAAAAACCTAATGACCATACTCAAGAAGGTCACAGGCGAAAATCCAAGAATGTGGGGCTCGAGCATTGTCGGCTATGGTTCGTACAGTTATCGATACGAAAGCGGCCGAACCGGGGAGTCCTGTGCTACCGGCTTTGCAGTGCGTGGTCGCGAGCTTGTGGTTTACCTCGTTGCAGAGGGGAAGAGCCAAGCGCTGCTTCTATCCAAGCTCGGGAAGCACAAGATGGGTAAGTCCTGCTTGTACTTCAAGCGACTGAGTGATCTGGATACTTCGATTCTAGAGAGACTTGTCGCCGAATCGGTGGCCGAGATCCATCGCCGTCACGGGTAA
- a CDS encoding Hsp33 family molecular chaperone HslO, translated as MTADTSPDRLTRFLLEDAGVRGVHVRLDETWAQIRSRAEYPTDVAAMLGEAVAASALFTGHVKVDGRLSVQLRGDGALRTLFAECTGAGTLRAIATLAEGEIPDMHTLSSLGPDALLAITIENPGARDQEPSRYQGLVGLDADTLSEAFEGYFRQSEQLPTRLLLAAADDGVSGLMLQKLPGDEGDLDGWERASALFDTLAAPELMATPVGTLLHRLFHEGGVRLLGAKPLRFACSCSRERVSAMLESLGEDEARAAVEGNAGQAEIRCEFCGETYRYSAEEVATLFVSRPTEWGAPDRLQ; from the coding sequence ATGACCGCCGACACGTCTCCCGACCGACTGACCCGCTTCCTGCTGGAAGATGCCGGCGTGCGCGGCGTGCATGTCCGTCTGGACGAGACATGGGCACAGATCCGCAGCCGCGCCGAATACCCTACCGATGTGGCAGCAATGCTGGGCGAAGCGGTCGCCGCCTCGGCGCTGTTCACCGGCCACGTGAAAGTGGATGGCCGGCTGTCGGTGCAGTTGCGCGGCGATGGCGCGCTGCGCACCCTGTTCGCCGAATGCACCGGCGCCGGCACCCTGCGCGCCATCGCCACGCTGGCCGAAGGCGAAATCCCGGACATGCATACGCTGAGCTCGCTCGGGCCCGACGCCCTGCTGGCGATCACCATCGAAAACCCGGGTGCGCGCGACCAGGAGCCTTCCCGGTATCAAGGGCTGGTCGGGCTGGATGCCGACACCTTGTCGGAAGCATTCGAGGGCTATTTCCGCCAATCGGAACAACTGCCGACCCGCTTGCTGCTGGCAGCGGCCGACGACGGGGTGTCCGGGCTGATGCTGCAGAAGCTCCCGGGCGATGAAGGCGACCTCGACGGTTGGGAGCGCGCCAGCGCGCTCTTCGACACCTTGGCAGCCCCGGAGTTGATGGCAACACCGGTCGGAACCCTGCTCCATCGGCTGTTCCACGAGGGCGGAGTGCGCTTGCTCGGCGCAAAACCGCTGCGGTTCGCATGCTCGTGCTCGCGCGAACGGGTCTCGGCCATGCTGGAATCCCTCGGAGAGGACGAGGCGCGGGCCGCAGTCGAGGGCAATGCCGGGCAGGCAGAGATCCGCTGCGAATTCTGCGGCGAGACCTACCGGTATTCGGCAGAAGAGGTCGCGACCCTGTTCGTCTCCCGCCCGACCGAATGGGGCGCTCCGGATCGATTGCAATGA
- the mtgA gene encoding monofunctional biosynthetic peptidoglycan transglycosylase produces the protein MGHDGADSTHPDQSPALAVPGVSKPRRRRRWLRWIFFWLPLLFVLATVLQVAVLRFVDPPLTAFMVGRYTEAWSAGDRGFSLAYDWRDADQISKLLPLALVAAEDQNFPAHDGFDFKAIEKARANNAKGRKVRGASTISQQLAKNLFLWRGRSWVRKGLEVWYTVLIEAMWPKERIMEVYANVIEYGDGVYGAQAAARRYFRKDASKLTAAEAARLAAVLPNPRKYSVAKPGPYVQRRSRSIERQMRALGGVAYLQFD, from the coding sequence ATGGGGCACGACGGCGCGGATTCAACACATCCTGATCAGTCTCCGGCGTTGGCGGTGCCCGGCGTTTCGAAGCCACGCCGTCGCCGTCGCTGGTTGCGCTGGATCTTCTTCTGGCTACCGCTGCTGTTCGTGCTGGCCACGGTGCTGCAGGTCGCAGTGCTGCGCTTCGTCGATCCCCCGCTGACCGCCTTCATGGTCGGACGTTATACCGAAGCCTGGAGTGCGGGCGACCGTGGTTTCTCGCTGGCCTATGACTGGCGCGATGCCGATCAGATCTCGAAACTGTTGCCGCTGGCGCTGGTCGCCGCCGAAGACCAGAATTTCCCGGCTCACGACGGCTTCGACTTCAAGGCCATCGAAAAGGCTCGCGCCAACAACGCGAAGGGCCGCAAGGTGCGTGGTGCCAGCACCATCAGCCAGCAGTTGGCGAAGAACCTGTTCCTGTGGCGTGGCCGCAGTTGGGTGCGCAAAGGACTGGAGGTCTGGTACACCGTGCTGATCGAAGCGATGTGGCCGAAGGAACGGATCATGGAGGTCTACGCCAACGTCATCGAATACGGCGACGGCGTCTACGGCGCCCAGGCTGCCGCGCGTCGATACTTCCGAAAGGACGCATCGAAACTCACGGCTGCCGAAGCCGCCCGGCTCGCCGCAGTGCTGCCGAATCCGCGCAAATACAGCGTCGCCAAGCCCGGCCCCTACGTGCAGCGCCGCAGCCGGTCGATCGAGCGCCAGATGCGGGCGCTGGGCGGCGTCGCCTACCTGCAGTTCGACTGA
- a CDS encoding DUF4332 domain-containing protein — MAQPLPGIDHIVVLMLENRSFDNLFGGLYPAGPGFHGLTGQESNFNPIAPGVGTWTVWQAPLGSATGAIPNPDPGEEFTDMNFQLFGTQTPSACPTATMAGFAANYARQPGTRPSPGFPSVPPVPKNIMQYFSAQTLPVSYTLARRFAVSDVWYAAAPVQTISNRIFTHTGTPSKLPKPQSPRPTQPKSRINNGDFTSGLSFSKIIEGDFVAPVTDTTIFELLDRAAPTNNAPACSDFSGKDPKLNWKVYYHDAPLSALCEYVYQHWCFGSLYGGNVFRYREHFSSETNFEYDIRKGLLPTYSFIEPAYTSVEYTANSNHPGGAIPDPLDLNAQNFQPPINIDNGEKLLAEVYASLARHPHVFDRTLLIVTYDEHGGVYDHMPPGSAVSPFVTPVSNFNYDRTGVRVPAILINPRIATKVFRPTDGQQVTGRCGTFVTQLDHTSIIKTLCAQFGLGTPPTPRAISVPTLAGLIKPTADAAHEPLHELMAIAAAESSARRSAPRDLGASARIRAWYGLRKEDGFHGNQLNNAVFATSAIAWNGRLRATSYPLREIVDLDADAEDALHAADIRDTGALLAAIAAVDGAARVAALTGQDPSRIRRWAEQAGLLRVPGILGDDAHLLAAAGIRTREQLARTAPAELHVRMLRAAKDLKVADFALEPNVTTGWVASASN; from the coding sequence ATGGCCCAGCCGCTGCCGGGCATCGACCACATCGTGGTCCTGATGCTGGAAAACCGTTCGTTCGACAACCTGTTCGGCGGTCTGTATCCCGCCGGGCCGGGTTTCCACGGCCTGACCGGACAGGAGTCGAATTTCAACCCGATCGCACCCGGCGTCGGCACCTGGACGGTGTGGCAAGCCCCGCTGGGCAGTGCCACCGGCGCGATCCCGAACCCGGACCCGGGCGAAGAGTTCACCGACATGAACTTCCAACTGTTCGGCACCCAGACGCCGTCGGCTTGCCCCACTGCGACGATGGCCGGATTCGCGGCGAATTACGCGCGCCAGCCCGGCACCCGGCCTTCGCCCGGTTTCCCGAGCGTTCCACCGGTGCCCAAAAACATCATGCAGTACTTCAGCGCGCAGACGCTGCCGGTCAGCTATACGCTGGCCAGACGCTTCGCCGTGAGCGATGTCTGGTATGCGGCGGCGCCGGTGCAGACCATCTCCAACCGGATCTTCACCCATACCGGGACGCCGTCGAAATTGCCGAAGCCGCAATCGCCGCGACCGACGCAGCCGAAATCGCGCATCAACAACGGCGATTTCACCTCGGGCCTGAGTTTCAGCAAAATCATCGAAGGCGACTTCGTCGCACCGGTCACCGACACCACGATCTTCGAACTGCTCGACCGGGCGGCCCCGACCAACAATGCACCGGCATGCAGCGACTTTTCGGGCAAAGACCCGAAACTCAACTGGAAGGTCTACTACCACGACGCGCCGCTCTCGGCACTCTGCGAATACGTGTACCAGCACTGGTGCTTCGGCAGTCTCTACGGTGGCAACGTATTCCGCTACCGCGAACATTTCAGTTCGGAAACCAATTTCGAATACGACATCCGCAAAGGCTTGCTGCCGACCTACAGTTTCATCGAGCCCGCCTACACCAGCGTCGAATACACCGCCAACAGCAATCATCCCGGCGGCGCGATTCCCGATCCGCTGGATCTGAACGCGCAGAATTTCCAGCCGCCCATCAACATCGACAACGGCGAAAAGCTGCTCGCGGAAGTCTATGCCAGTCTCGCCAGGCATCCCCATGTGTTCGATCGCACCTTGCTCATCGTCACCTACGACGAACACGGCGGCGTCTACGACCATATGCCTCCGGGTTCCGCAGTCAGCCCGTTCGTCACACCGGTGTCGAACTTCAACTACGACCGCACCGGCGTGCGCGTACCCGCGATCCTGATCAATCCGCGCATCGCGACCAAAGTGTTCCGGCCCACCGACGGCCAGCAGGTCACGGGGCGCTGCGGCACGTTCGTCACCCAACTCGATCACACCTCCATCATCAAGACGCTCTGCGCGCAGTTCGGACTGGGCACACCGCCAACCCCGCGCGCGATCTCGGTGCCGACGCTGGCTGGGCTGATCAAGCCAACCGCCGATGCTGCCCACGAACCGCTTCACGAACTCATGGCAATCGCCGCTGCCGAATCATCCGCAAGACGCAGCGCACCTCGCGACCTGGGAGCATCGGCGCGCATCCGTGCGTGGTACGGCCTACGGAAAGAAGACGGTTTTCACGGCAACCAGCTCAACAACGCGGTCTTCGCCACCTCGGCGATTGCCTGGAACGGCCGCCTGCGCGCCACAAGCTATCCACTGCGCGAAATCGTGGACCTCGACGCCGATGCCGAAGATGCGCTGCACGCCGCCGATATCCGCGACACCGGCGCGCTGCTCGCGGCCATCGCTGCGGTAGACGGCGCCGCGCGCGTGGCCGCACTCACCGGACAGGACCCGAGCCGCATACGGCGCTGGGCCGAACAGGCCGGACTGCTGCGCGTGCCCGGCATCCTCGGCGACGACGCGCATCTGCTCGCAGCCGCAGGCATCCGCACCCGCGAACAGCTCGCGCGCACCGCGCCTGCGGAGCTGCACGTGCGAATGCTCAGGGCAGCCAAGGACCTGAAGGTCGCTGATTTTGCGCTGGAACCGAACGTCACGACGGGATGGGTCGCGTCGGCGTCGAATTGA
- a CDS encoding sulfotransferase family 2 domain-containing protein codes for MIVSHLHRYIFVAMPKTGTHSVRQALREHLGPDDIEQVGLFVNKRFPFDEVAQIRHGHLSVRQVRPYLGDDVCGDYFKFTFVRNPFDRFVSYCAFMTRQHGAFERDPRGTMRRILFELRPMDHVHFQPQYTLLTDADDALEMDFIGRVERMQDDYDAVCAKVGIPSRALDKVNSSRRGDYRQYYDQALIDGVTELYRRDLELFDYRF; via the coding sequence ATGATCGTTTCACATCTGCACCGTTACATTTTCGTCGCGATGCCCAAGACCGGCACCCATTCGGTGCGGCAGGCGCTGCGCGAGCATCTCGGCCCCGACGATATCGAGCAGGTCGGACTGTTCGTGAACAAGCGCTTCCCGTTCGACGAGGTTGCGCAGATCAGGCACGGTCATCTGAGTGTGCGTCAGGTGCGTCCGTATCTCGGCGATGATGTCTGCGGCGACTATTTCAAGTTCACCTTCGTGCGCAACCCATTCGATCGCTTCGTGTCGTACTGCGCGTTCATGACCCGGCAGCACGGTGCGTTCGAGCGCGACCCCCGGGGCACGATGCGCAGGATATTGTTCGAATTGCGGCCGATGGATCATGTGCACTTCCAGCCGCAGTACACGCTGCTCACCGATGCCGACGACGCGCTGGAGATGGATTTCATCGGTCGGGTCGAACGCATGCAGGACGATTACGATGCCGTCTGCGCGAAAGTCGGCATTCCAAGCCGTGCGCTGGACAAGGTCAACAGTTCCAGACGCGGCGATTACCGGCAGTATTACGATCAGGCCCTGATCGACGGCGTGACCGAGCTGTACCGCCGCGATCTGGAATTGTTCGACTACCGTTTCTGA
- a CDS encoding hemolysin III family protein codes for MKHTHRERDETLSEEIASALTHGLGAAAALAGGAVLITLAALYGDGWQLSAAIVFGITLLLLYVASTLYHAIQHPVAKGRLKIFDHCAIYLLIAGTYTPFTLIGLRDTVGWWLFGTIWALAFFGVIFKLFYTGRFQLISTIVYIAMGWLIVVAAKPAMKALDPWTFGWLLGGGVAYTLGTFFYHRPKMPYSHAVWHMFVIAGSVCHYIAVMAQVVSVR; via the coding sequence ATGAAACATACCCACCGCGAACGCGATGAGACCCTCAGCGAAGAGATCGCCAGCGCCCTCACCCATGGCCTGGGCGCCGCCGCCGCCCTCGCCGGTGGCGCGGTACTCATCACCCTCGCGGCACTGTACGGCGACGGCTGGCAGCTCAGCGCCGCGATCGTCTTCGGTATCACCCTGCTGCTGCTCTATGTCGCTTCGACGCTGTACCACGCGATTCAGCACCCTGTCGCGAAGGGTCGTCTGAAGATCTTCGACCACTGCGCCATTTACCTGCTGATCGCCGGCACCTACACCCCGTTCACCCTGATCGGCCTGCGCGACACCGTCGGCTGGTGGCTGTTCGGCACGATCTGGGCGCTGGCCTTCTTCGGCGTGATCTTCAAGCTGTTCTACACCGGCCGCTTCCAGCTGATCTCCACGATCGTCTACATCGCGATGGGATGGCTGATCGTGGTCGCCGCCAAGCCCGCCATGAAAGCGCTCGATCCATGGACCTTCGGCTGGCTGCTCGGCGGCGGCGTCGCCTATACCCTCGGCACGTTTTTCTACCACCGGCCGAAGATGCCCTACTCGCACGCGGTCTGGCACATGTTCGTGATCGCCGGCAGCGTCTGCCACTACATCGCGGTGATGGCCCAGGTGGTCTCCGTCCGGTAA
- a CDS encoding CBS domain-containing protein — translation MRTVRQLLEAKSPEIHAIRPEAPVLDAIRLMAEARIGALLVMDGPRLVGILSERDYARKVVLQGRSSSDTPVRDIMTSELIVATSLDTSDGCMQVMTEHRIRHLPVLDGDDVLGMISIGDLVKAVIEDQRAELDSLQRYIAS, via the coding sequence ATGCGTACCGTCCGTCAGCTGTTGGAAGCGAAGAGCCCGGAGATCCACGCGATCCGTCCTGAGGCTCCGGTCCTCGACGCCATCCGCCTGATGGCGGAGGCGCGCATCGGCGCGCTGCTGGTGATGGACGGTCCCCGCCTTGTCGGCATTCTTTCCGAACGCGATTACGCGCGCAAAGTCGTGCTGCAGGGGCGTTCGTCTTCGGATACGCCGGTGCGCGACATCATGACATCCGAGTTGATCGTGGCGACGTCGCTCGATACGTCGGATGGTTGCATGCAGGTGATGACGGAGCATCGCATCCGGCACCTGCCTGTTCTGGATGGTGATGATGTGCTGGGGATGATTTCGATCGGGGATCTGGTGAAGGCGGTGATCGAGGATCAGCGGGCGGAGTTGGATTCCTTGCAGCGGTATATCGCGAGTTAA
- a CDS encoding aspartyl beta-hydroxylase produces the protein MSHDPYANPRKTTTIRRLGPVDIAALKTAVLALPESVWDAENADKPNRFEALDKTRHIVFRFVDSVRDWRSSHDRPAWGEWHALLEPVMRAAVMPYGYANGQFPRVMFARMAPGGEIKPHRDANAAAKWPHKIHVPLLTNDKVTFFVDNVGYHLPEGEAAEVNNMGVHAVKNAGDSDRIHLIFEYFDADEPAPEWLARVIANA, from the coding sequence ATGAGTCACGATCCCTACGCCAACCCGCGAAAAACCACCACGATCCGCCGCCTCGGCCCGGTCGATATCGCCGCGCTGAAAACGGCGGTGCTGGCGCTTCCGGAGTCGGTATGGGACGCGGAGAACGCAGACAAGCCCAACCGTTTCGAGGCCTTGGACAAGACCCGGCATATCGTGTTCCGCTTCGTCGACAGCGTGCGCGACTGGCGCAGTTCGCACGATCGTCCGGCCTGGGGCGAGTGGCATGCGCTGTTGGAGCCGGTCATGCGGGCAGCGGTGATGCCTTACGGCTACGCCAACGGCCAGTTCCCCCGGGTGATGTTCGCGCGGATGGCCCCGGGCGGCGAGATCAAACCGCACCGCGACGCCAACGCCGCAGCCAAGTGGCCGCACAAGATCCATGTGCCGCTGTTGACCAACGACAAAGTGACCTTTTTCGTCGACAACGTCGGTTATCACTTGCCCGAAGGCGAGGCCGCCGAGGTCAACAACATGGGCGTGCATGCGGTGAAGAACGCTGGCGACAGCGACCGCATCCATCTGATCTTCGAGTATTTCGACGCCGATGAACCCGCGCCGGAATGGCTGGCGCGGGTGATCGCCAACGCATGA